In Acomys russatus chromosome 26, mAcoRus1.1, whole genome shotgun sequence, a genomic segment contains:
- the Tppp3 gene encoding tubulin polymerization-promoting protein family member 3, with the protein MAASTDVAGLEESFRKFAIHGDPKASGQEMNGKNWAKLCKDCKVADGKAVTGTDVDIVFSKVKAKSARVINYEEFKKALEELATKRFKGKSKEEAFDAICQLVAGKEPANLGVTKAKTGGAVDRLTDTSKYTGSHKERFDESGKGKGIAGRQDILDDSGYVSAYKNAGTYDAKVKK; encoded by the exons ATGGCAGCGAGCACCGACGTAGCTGGGCTGGAGGAGAGCTTCCGGAAGTTCGCCATCCATGGTGACCCCAAGGCCAGCGGACAAGAGATGAATGGCAAGAACTGGGCCAAGCTGTGCAAAGATTGTAAGGTGGCTGACGGGAAGGCTGTGACGGGCACAGATGTTGACATCGTCTTCTCCAAAGTCAA GGCGAAGTCTGCGAGAGTAATCAACTATGAGGAGTTCAAGAAGGCCCTGGAGGAGCTGGCAACCAAGAGGTTCAAGGGGAAGAGCAAGGAAGAGGCCTTCGATGCCATCTGCCAGCTGGTAGCAGGCAAGGAGCCTGCCAATCTTGGTGTCACG aaagcaaagacgGGTGGTGCTGTGGACCGGCTGACTGACACCAGTAAGTATACGGGTTCCCACAAAGAACGCTTTGATGAGAGTGGCAAGGGCAAGGGCATTGCTGGACGGCAGGACATCCTGGACGACAGTGGCTATGTGAGTGCCTACAAGAATGCAGGAACCTATGACGCCAAGGTGAAGAAGTGA